TATGATGGCAGGTGAGACCGGCGGCCAGTTGGATGTGTTTTATGATTTTGCCAAAGAAACCATGTTCGGCGGAAAGTACGGCACCAAAGTAGCTGTCAATGTTTCGAGCTGGTACAACCTTCCGGGGCAGTACAGGTTCAACCCGGCACAGTATGATACAAAATTCTTTGGGGTAGGCACCAAGTATTTCTCAGATTATAATATCGAGATCAAAAAGCAGCTTTCCGAAACATGGCATACCGCTTTTGAATATGTGAACCAGTATTATAACAAAGAATGGCTTCAGGGCGGCGAACTGGTAAAAACCAACATCGTTACCGGCGAGGCAACCTATAATTTCACGCCTTCAAAATCGATACGGGTGGAGGCCGAGCACATGTGGGCCGATGCCGATTTCAAGAACTGGGCAGGCGGTACTGTAGAACTTAACCTCAACGATAAGTACTCGTTCTATGTATGGGATATTATGAACTATGGTAATGACGACCCGAACAGGCGCATCCACTACTACAATGTGGGTGGTGCCTACAGGATAGGCGCAACGCGTGTAGCTCTCAATTACGGAAGGCAGCGTGGCGGACTTGTGTGTGTGGGCGGTGTATGCCGCTTCGTACCCGAAAGTACCGGGGTGTCAATGCAGATCAGTACGGCATTCTAATAACGTAAATTCCTTAAAACCGTACTGGTAGAGACGCAGTGCCTGCGTCTCGCCTAATGGTCAAATGATTATGTTAGACGCAGGCACTGCGTCTCTACCATATAACAACAAAAAAGTTCCCGCATTACGGGAACTTTTTTTATTCATATCATCACGTATTATCCCAAAAACGGGTACCTGTAATCACTAGGCGGTACAAATGTTTCTTTTATAGTCCTTGGCGATACCCAGCGAAGCAGGTTCAGTATCGATCCGGCTTTGTCGTTGGTTCCAGATGCCCTTGCACCCCCAAAAGGTTGTTGGCCCACTACGGCGCCTGTAGGCTTATCGTTGATGTAGAAGTTACCTGCACTGTTCTCAAGCGCTTTCGTAGCCTCTTCAATAGCATAGCGGTCCTGGCTGAAAATAGCTCCTGTAAGTGCGTATGGCGAAGTTTCGTCAACCAGCTTCAGGGTTTCTGCCCACTGGCTGTCTTCATAAATATAAATGGTCAGTACCGGCCCGAACAATTCAGTGCAAAGCGTATCATATTTTTTATTGGTCGTCACGATAACCGTAGGCTCAATGAACCAGCCTTTGGATTTATCATAACCGCCGCCTGCTATAACCTCGGCATCCGGAGCATTCTTAGCTTCATCAATATATTTTGCAAGCTTATCAAAAGAAGCTTCGTGTATTACGGCAGAAACAAAGTTGGACGGGTCTTCCGGCGAGCCCATTTTAAAGGAAGCCATATCGTTAAGCAAATGCTCTTTAATTGCCGGCCAAAGCGACTTTGGAAGGTAAGCTCTTGATGCAGCCGAACATTTCTGTCCCTGGTATTCGAAAGCGCCCCTTGAAAGTGCTGTAGCTACTTCAGCAGGAATAGATGACGGGTGTGCCACAACGAAATCTTTTCCGCCTGTTTCGCCTACTATCCTTGGGTAGGTCTTGTAATTGCTGATATTTTTCCCAATGCTTGTCCAGATGTCATTGAAAACACCGGTTGAACCTGTAAAATGCACTCCTGCAAAATCAGGGCTGGAGATAAGCACATCGCTTATCATCGAAGCGCTACCGTGAACCATGTTGATAACGCCGTCAGGCAACCCTGCAAGCTTGAACACTTCCATAATTACGTTGGCGCTGTATACCTGTCCGGCGCTCGGTTTCCAAACCACTACATTACCCATCAGGGCAGGGGCAGAAGGCAGGTTCCCGGCAATAGCGGTAAAGTTGAATGGTGTAACAGCGTATACAAAGCCTTCCAGCGGGCGGTGCTCCATGCGGTTCCATATCCCTTCAGACGATACCGGCTGCTCGGCATAGATCTGTGCCATGAACTGCACGTTGAAGCGAAGGAAATCAATAAGCTCGCACGCCGAATCGATCTCAGCCTGGTGAACTGTCTTCGCCTGCGCGATCATGGTAGCCGCATTTATTTTGGAACGGTAAGGCCCGGCAAGCAGCTCGGCAGCCTTAAGGAATATCGAAGCCCTGTGCTCCCATGCCATAGAGGCCCATTTTTTCTTTGCAGAAAGCGCGGCTGCGATAGCCTGCTCTACATGCTGCTTTTCAGCCTCATGGTATTGGCCCACGGTTTTCTTATGGTCGAACGGTGGGTTTATGGTTTTGGTTTTCCCGGTGCGGATCTCTTCGCTGCCAATGTATAGCGGCACATCCACACTGGTATTGTACATTTCTTTGAAAGTGGCAAGTACCTGTTCCCTCTCTTTGGTTCCGGGAGCGTAAGATTTAACGGGTTCGTTAATTGCTTTGGGTACATTGTATATTCCTTTTGGCATAATTGTATGTAGTTTAAAGGATTAAATTTTGGTATTGCAAATATACGAGAAATTATCAATCCCGTATTTGCAAATACAGCAACAAAAAAGAGGAATTATTGAATATAAATGAACTTTGCTAATCTCTAAGGTTTTGAAATATTACGTGTTTTTACCAAACTGCTGTAAATATAGAAATGATTTCTTGCCACGTATAAGGAATAATTACCTTTACATGCAAAAAGAAAAGATGCTACTACAATTAATGTCAATAATGATTAATAAAGGTTTGTAATAAAAAGCCATAATAATTATGAATGCCAAAAGATTACTGATACTTGTTTTTTTATTTAATATATTTATTTTTTACAGCCAGGATTTAGGTAAAATAAATGGCCGGCTTATACTTAATGATTTGGACTCTAAAGAATCCGTTTCTCAAAAAACATATGTAATAGTTAAATCGAAGACTTACATTGATAGTGTAAAAGTCGATTCTAATTTGAAATTTGAATTTACAAATATTGTATCGGATACTATAAGGCTATATCTCTCTCCTCGGTCTTATCCTAATAACATATTTTACAGATTTTATTTAAATAAGGGAGAAACTAAAAATCTTAATCTTCCATATTCGCCAAATTGCCCATATGGCAAAAGTGATACCTGTCCAATTTGCTGCAAAAAAGATTATGTGATTCCGATTGTTTATGGATTGATAATGAACGAACAGGGAAAAGAAGCCGACATGAAAAATTACAAATCAGGTGGATGTGTAATTTCAGATTGTCAACCTAAATTGTTCTGCAAAAGAGATGAGACTGAATTTTGAAAAATGCAAGCTAATCCCGACTTAAATTATTAATTCAACGCAAAAGGAGCGCTCAGCCTGAAAGTAGGCACTATAACCTTAAAAGTGCGGGTAGTGGTAAAGTTCACCATGCTGAAATAGCCACGCATTGCCCCAAAAGGAGAAGCCAGCAGGCAGCCGGAGCTGTAGGTATGCTTTTCGCCCGGCTTAAGCACCGGTTTTTTACCGATAACGCCCTCGCCATCTACAATTTCGATGTCATTAAGCGAGTCGAATATCTCCCAGTGGCGGGTGTTGAGCTGTACCGAATCTTTGCCGTGATTTTCTATGGTTATCTCATAAGAAAAGGCAAATTGTATCTTGTAGTTCTTGAAGTAAGTGCCTTCAAAACTGGTAGATACTGATATTTTAATGCCTCGTGTTACTTGTGATACCATTCCTGGGGAATTTGTGTCTTACGACGTAAAAATACAAAAAATTATTGTCAGGGTCGTTAAAATCACGGTTTAAATTAAGCTTATCTAATTTTTAAATCTTTGGCTGCTAATTGATAATATCCGAAGAATTTGCCGTTCCGCGCCCTATAACCCTGTCATAACGCTCATTGTTCTGCCTGTAGTATACAAAAATGTTGTAATCGTTCTCTGTCTGGTAAAAATTACCGTCGATAGCGTTTTCCCCATCCACTTTGCCATTTTTGTCGGCTACTACATACATGAAATTATTAAAGCCCTGCTTCATCATGATTGCCTTTTCGTACAGCGAGGTTTTTTCATTATATTCCATTTTGTATTCATCGGTTTTGGCATAATTATTAAACATGCCATTCACATAAATGTCCTTTTTCTCAAAGAACTCAGGGGCGCTCAGCGAAAAGAAAACCCATGTGTAATCCGATTCAAGGAAAGGGTTTGTTGCGCTCAGGTTAATGTTCTTGGTCACGAAGTTGCCATTGACATCCGGGAAATACGTATAAGGCTTGCTGGCTCTGGCGTTGCTTACATACAATATAGTATTATACACCTCCCCGGCACTGATGCGCAGTACGTTGTTCACGGCATTGCGAATGTCTTTATTCTCGAAGTAAAGGTATTCGTTACCTGCCCAGAACTGGGTTTCCCTGTCGTACTTATAAATAAGGTCGTTGCCAATGGTATATTGTGGCTTTACATTGTAAATGGCATTATCAAAACGGCCATTCTGGAACAGGGCCACTTTTACGTTTTGCAGCGGGCTCTGAAACACGAAGGCATCAGTCTTAATGGCAAAATCAAGGTTTTGCTTCCCGTCCCGTTCGGCCATGCCACGGGCTCTTTTTACCTGTACAGGCACCGATACGCGGTCTTCATAAACAATGACCCTCCTCGAGAAAACCACATCGCGGTCTTCGTTCAGGATTTTTATTATATAGTTGCCGCTTAGCTTTATGCTGGTAAATTTATTTGGAAAAGTAAGGGTATAGCGCGAATAGATCTGCAGGGTGTTGAAAGAGTTCTCGTACGTCTGTATGCGTTGCGAATCGAAGCCGTTCAGGTAGTCATTTACAGTGAGCTGGGAAGAAGGTGTCCAGTCGTAATTGCAGTGCTGTATGGAATAATAGTAGTTGGCCTCATTTCCAAAAAGGTCATCAAACACCAGTTGTATGCTTTCACCAAGCCTGAAGTACGGATACACATTTTGGGTATTCTCTGTAAAAGATACGGTCTTGATATTGTATGGCGGCGCGACCTCCTGCTGAACCTGCCCAAATGCTGTAAAACTAAGGAGTGCTACCGTTGCTGTAAAGAGCCGTGTAAGGGCATTTGTCATTGTGAAATTGTCTTTTATTGGTGAACGTAAAGATAATAAATATATTATAACACACTTAGGGGGCTGCTTTTATCGGGTAAAAAAGTCGCTATATCGGGATTTGTGTTAAAAAACGAAGCAATAAATCGGCCTTTTTGTAGTTTTAGCCATACCAATTTATAAATTACAAACCTATGAAGAATTTTAAATTATGGGTGTTCCTTGCTGCCGTGCCCCTTTCGGGATTTGCACAGGACCTGCAGGCCAATGCCGTAATTCCGCTTGACCCTGCCGTAAAGACGGGAAAGCTGAAGAATGGACTTACCTATTACATCCGCAAAAATGCCAAACCCGAAAACAAGGTCGACCTCAGGCTGGTTATCACCGAAGAAAAAGACCTGAATAAGTATAAGGAAGGCGAATTGATGGACTATAAAAAGACATCAAGGAGAACCGCATGTGGTTAGCAGTACTGACAGATGCGTATACCGATGGCGAGAATGCCGAAGATATTTTTAAATATGAAGAAAAAGTAAGTGCGCTTACCACAAAAGACATTCAGGCTGTAGCCAAAAAATACCTTAGCGGCGATAAGATCACAGCGATCCTGATGCCGGAGAAATAAAATTAATTTTTGGATTTTAAATTGGAAAGGCCTGCGCAATATGCGTGGGCTTTTTTGCATTTACGCAGCCTGTATCAATCTTTGTAGCAAACCGGGATTATCTCTCCGTTTGCAAGGCAATAGCGTTCTACTTCTTCAGGAGATAGTTTTTTTGTATAATCTTCTTCGATAACCCTGAAGCCTATGCTGCGTAATTTATCAAAATAATCGCGGCCATAAACTCGGACGTGGTCATATTGCCCAAATATCCTGGCGCGTTCTTTCGCATCGGTTATCGAATTGTCCTCAAAAGTAGTTTCCCTATTCAGGTCCTGCGGTATCTGGAAAATACCCATCCCACCGGGCTTCATCACACGATACAGTTCCTGCATGGCTTTGGTGTCATCCGGGATATGTTCGAGTACGTGGTTGCATAAGATCAGGTCGTAACTGTTGTCTTCAAAAGGAAGGTTGCAAATATCCGCTTTCACATCTGCTAATGGCGAGTAAAGGTCGGTAGTAGTATAATCAAGGTTCTTCTGGTTACGGAAGCGTTTATAAAATGCCTGCTCTGGTGCAAAGTGCAATACCTTTTTCGGCGCTATGAAGAAATCAGTTTCATTTTTCAGGTACAGCCAAAGCAGCCTGTGCCTTTCCAGCGATAGCGTACTTGGCGATAATACATTATTCCGTTGATGCCCGTAACCGTATGGCAAAAAGTTTTTAAAACTTTTCCCGTCAATAGGGTCCGTATATGTATTTCCTTTAAGTGCAAACGCTAGCACCGGCCTGATGACGTAGCTAAGGCGTATCAGCAGCGGGCGGGGGATCGTGTTGAGTATGAATTTAAAAAGTTTCTTCATTACGACAGGACAAGCGGTTGTTTCCTGAACTCCTTCTCTTCATCGCTTTCTATTCCCAATGCCTTATAAATGTAAGCAAACGTAGAAAGCAATTCCGGTTTTCCATCAACTATCGCCACATTATGCTCAAAGTGCGCGCTTGGCTTGCCATCACGTGTTACGATCGTCCATCCGTCTTTTAGAGTCCTTACATTTTTGGTGCCCATATTTATCATTGGCTCCAGTGCCACGACCATGCCTTCAATAAAAAGCTTTCCACGTCCACGCTTTCCGTAGTTCGGCATTTCCGGCTCTTCGTGCATTTTCCTGCCAAGGCCATGCCCTACCAATTCACGCACTACGCCATAACCTTCAGCTTCGGTATATTTCTGTATCGCATTGCCTACATCTTCCACACGGTTTCCTGTCCTGAATTCGCGGATGCCTACATACAGGGATTCTTTCGTTATACGCAGGAGTTTTTTTGTCTCTTCTGCAACTTCACCAATCTCGAATGTGTAGGCGTGGTCACCATAAAACTCATTCATTATAGCGCCGCAGTCTACCGATACGATGTCGCCATCCTGTATCGGCCGGTCAGTCGGAAGGCCGTGCACTACCTGTTCATTAACGCTCGTTAATAAGGTAGACGGGCATCCGTAAAGACCTTTGAATCCTGGTATGGCACCATTATCGCGAATAAATTCTTCGGCAAGCCTGTCAAGTTGGAGCGTTGTTATCCCCGGTTTTATTTCTGTGGCGATCATGCCCAGTGTTTTAGAAACGATGAGGGCGCTTTGGCGCATCAATTCAATTTCTTCCCTTGTTTTTTGAATAATCATAGTGTATTCTTTTCAGCCGACAAAAGTACAATATTCTGCGGATTATTTATATAAGTATAAGTTCCTCCTAATCAAAAGGCCCGGCAGGTTTTAAACTGCCGGGCCATATTGATATGATCCAATTTCAGAAACTAAGAATCTCAGTCCCTAAGCGCCTCACGATACCAACGAATGCCTTGTCATTACTGCCGGCTGCTCCAGCCCCATAAGGTCAAGGATAGTAGGGGCGATGTCGCCAAGGATGCCGTCTTTTACATGCTTGATGTCTTTGTCCACAATAATGATCGGCACCGGATTAGTGGTATGTGCGGTGTTCGGGCTGCCGTCGGGGTTTATCATCGTTTCGCAGTTACCGTGGTCGGCGATAACGATAGTGGTGTATCCGTTTTCGAGTGCGGTTTCTATTACTTCCTTTGCGCAGGTATCTACCGCCTCACAGGCTTTAATAGCTGCTTCCATCACACCGGTATGGCCCACCATATCGCCATTGGCAAAATTAAGGCATACAAAATCCACCTCGCCTTTTTTAAGCTCTGGTACTAAGGCATCTTTAAGGTCGAAAGCGCTCATTTCCGGCTTCAGGTCATAGGTGGCTACTTTAGGCGATGGGCACAGCAAACGCTTTTCTCCCTCAAAAGGCTCTTCGCGGCCGCCGGAGAAGAAGAAGGTAACATGCGGGTATTTCTCTGTCTCTGCAATGCGTATCTGTTTTTTGCCGTTACGTGATACTATTTCGCCAAGGGTCTCGGTAAGATTGTCTTTATCGTACACTACATGGATGTCCTTAAAGGTATCATCATAGTTGGTCATTGTTACATAATACAATTTCAGCTTGTGCATATTCTGCTCATGGATATCCATTTGCGAAAGCGCTTCGGTAAGCTGCCTGCCGCGGTCGGTACGGAAGTTAAAGAAGATAACCACATCATCCGGCTCAATTTTAGCTAACGGATTGCCTTTGTCATCCGTCATAACGATAGGCTTGATGAACTCGTCAGTAATCCCCTCATTATAGCTTTCATGAATACTGTCTACCGCATTGGCTGACGGCTCCCCAATACCATTTACCAGGAGGTCATAGGCCAGTTTCACACGCTCCCAGCGCTTGTCGCGGTCCATAGCATAATAGCGCCCTATGATCGAAGCCAGTTTTGCTTTCGTATTTTTAAGGTGGTTCTCGAGGTCAGATATAAAGAATACGCCCGATTTCGGGTCGACATCCCTTCCGTCCGTAAAAGCATGTATAAATACATTCTCAACACCGGCCTCCTGTGTGGCATCCACCAGCCCTTTCAGGTGGTCGATATGCGAATGCACGCCGCCGTTGGACACAAGGCCAAGCAGGTGCACTTTCTTATTGTTTTGTTTTGCGTAATTGAAGGCTTCTATGAGCGGTTTTTCCTGTGCGAGGGTTTTGTTTTGCACCGCAAGGTTGATCTTTACAAGGTCCTGGTACACGATGCGGCCGGCACCGAGGTTCATGTGGCCCACCTCGCTGTTGCCCATCTGCCCTTCGGGAAGGCCTACGTTCAGGCCGTCGGTGCGCAGGGATGCATTAGGATAATTTTGGTAAAGGCTTTTGATAAAGGGAACGTTGGCATTGTCGATGGCTGATACCTTAGGGTCT
Above is a genomic segment from Flavobacterium album containing:
- the pruA gene encoding L-glutamate gamma-semialdehyde dehydrogenase, which codes for MPKGIYNVPKAINEPVKSYAPGTKEREQVLATFKEMYNTSVDVPLYIGSEEIRTGKTKTINPPFDHKKTVGQYHEAEKQHVEQAIAAALSAKKKWASMAWEHRASIFLKAAELLAGPYRSKINAATMIAQAKTVHQAEIDSACELIDFLRFNVQFMAQIYAEQPVSSEGIWNRMEHRPLEGFVYAVTPFNFTAIAGNLPSAPALMGNVVVWKPSAGQVYSANVIMEVFKLAGLPDGVINMVHGSASMISDVLISSPDFAGVHFTGSTGVFNDIWTSIGKNISNYKTYPRIVGETGGKDFVVAHPSSIPAEVATALSRGAFEYQGQKCSAASRAYLPKSLWPAIKEHLLNDMASFKMGSPEDPSNFVSAVIHEASFDKLAKYIDEAKNAPDAEVIAGGGYDKSKGWFIEPTVIVTTNKKYDTLCTELFGPVLTIYIYEDSQWAETLKLVDETSPYALTGAIFSQDRYAIEEATKALENSAGNFYINDKPTGAVVGQQPFGGARASGTNDKAGSILNLLRWVSPRTIKETFVPPSDYRYPFLG
- the apaG gene encoding Co2+/Mg2+ efflux protein ApaG; amino-acid sequence: MVSQVTRGIKISVSTSFEGTYFKNYKIQFAFSYEITIENHGKDSVQLNTRHWEIFDSLNDIEIVDGEGVIGKKPVLKPGEKHTYSSGCLLASPFGAMRGYFSMVNFTTTRTFKVIVPTFRLSAPFALN
- a CDS encoding DUF5103 domain-containing protein; this encodes MTNALTRLFTATVALLSFTAFGQVQQEVAPPYNIKTVSFTENTQNVYPYFRLGESIQLVFDDLFGNEANYYYSIQHCNYDWTPSSQLTVNDYLNGFDSQRIQTYENSFNTLQIYSRYTLTFPNKFTSIKLSGNYIIKILNEDRDVVFSRRVIVYEDRVSVPVQVKRARGMAERDGKQNLDFAIKTDAFVFQSPLQNVKVALFQNGRFDNAIYNVKPQYTIGNDLIYKYDRETQFWAGNEYLYFENKDIRNAVNNVLRISAGEVYNTILYVSNARASKPYTYFPDVNGNFVTKNINLSATNPFLESDYTWVFFSLSAPEFFEKKDIYVNGMFNNYAKTDEYKMEYNEKTSLYEKAIMMKQGFNNFMYVVADKNGKVDGENAIDGNFYQTENDYNIFVYYRQNNERYDRVIGRGTANSSDIIN
- a CDS encoding class I SAM-dependent methyltransferase, whose protein sequence is MKKLFKFILNTIPRPLLIRLSYVIRPVLAFALKGNTYTDPIDGKSFKNFLPYGYGHQRNNVLSPSTLSLERHRLLWLYLKNETDFFIAPKKVLHFAPEQAFYKRFRNQKNLDYTTTDLYSPLADVKADICNLPFEDNSYDLILCNHVLEHIPDDTKAMQELYRVMKPGGMGIFQIPQDLNRETTFEDNSITDAKERARIFGQYDHVRVYGRDYFDKLRSIGFRVIEEDYTKKLSPEEVERYCLANGEIIPVCYKD
- the map gene encoding type I methionyl aminopeptidase, whose amino-acid sequence is MIIQKTREEIELMRQSALIVSKTLGMIATEIKPGITTLQLDRLAEEFIRDNGAIPGFKGLYGCPSTLLTSVNEQVVHGLPTDRPIQDGDIVSVDCGAIMNEFYGDHAYTFEIGEVAEETKKLLRITKESLYVGIREFRTGNRVEDVGNAIQKYTEAEGYGVVRELVGHGLGRKMHEEPEMPNYGKRGRGKLFIEGMVVALEPMINMGTKNVRTLKDGWTIVTRDGKPSAHFEHNVAIVDGKPELLSTFAYIYKALGIESDEEKEFRKQPLVLS
- the gpmI gene encoding 2,3-bisphosphoglycerate-independent phosphoglycerate mutase, encoding MNKKVILMILDGWGKAPDPKVSAIDNANVPFIKSLYQNYPNASLRTDGLNVGLPEGQMGNSEVGHMNLGAGRIVYQDLVKINLAVQNKTLAQEKPLIEAFNYAKQNNKKVHLLGLVSNGGVHSHIDHLKGLVDATQEAGVENVFIHAFTDGRDVDPKSGVFFISDLENHLKNTKAKLASIIGRYYAMDRDKRWERVKLAYDLLVNGIGEPSANAVDSIHESYNEGITDEFIKPIVMTDDKGNPLAKIEPDDVVIFFNFRTDRGRQLTEALSQMDIHEQNMHKLKLYYVTMTNYDDTFKDIHVVYDKDNLTETLGEIVSRNGKKQIRIAETEKYPHVTFFFSGGREEPFEGEKRLLCPSPKVATYDLKPEMSAFDLKDALVPELKKGEVDFVCLNFANGDMVGHTGVMEAAIKACEAVDTCAKEVIETALENGYTTIVIADHGNCETMINPDGSPNTAHTTNPVPIIIVDKDIKHVKDGILGDIAPTILDLMGLEQPAVMTRHSLVS